The Candidatus Berkiella aquae sequence TGGTATCACCTTGCCACCCCATAAAATCTCTCCCCCTTGTGCTTTAATGCTTTGGATTGCTTGGACATATTGCTCAACCGCTTGCTTATCTATCAAAGGTCCCATTAAATTTTTCGGCTCAAGAGGAGAACCAATGGTGATCTGGTGATAAGCATGGATTAAACGTTTTACCACCTCGTCATAACAAGATTGTTGTACCAATAGCCGCCTAGTTGTTGTGCAGCGTTGCCCTGCTGTCCCCACGGCGCCAAATACAATCGCAGGAATCGCTAAATCGAGATCCGCAGTCTCATCAACAATGATGGCATTATTACCGCCCAACTCTAATAATACGCGACCTAAGCGTTTAGCTAAGACTTGATTAACATGTTTACCGACGGCGGTTGAACCTGTAAAGGAAATCAATGAAATCCGCTCATCTTGTAGAAACTGCTCAGAAAGATCACGAGACTGTGGGATAAACAAAGAAAAGATACCTGCAAAGCCTTGCTCTTGCATTACTTGATTACAAATATGTTGTACTGCTATGGCACATAAAGGGACTTTGGAAGAAGGTTTCCATACCACCGTATTGCCACAAACAGCAGCAATAAATGCATTCCATGCCCACACTGCCACAGGAAAATTAAATGCGGTAATCACGCCAACCACACCAAGCGGATGCCATTGTTCATACATGCGATGCATGGGGCGTTCTGAATGCATGGTAAGCCCATAAAGCATGCGTGATAATCCTACAGCAAAATCTGCCATATCAATCATTTCTTGAACTTCGCCATCACCTTCTTGCTTACTTTTACCCATTTCATAAGCAACTAAACTTCCCAAATACTCTTTATGCTCACGCAGTCTTTCTCCTATCATCCTAACCAGTTCACCTCGCTTAGGGGCGGGTACTTGTCGCCAGGAATCAAATCGTTGCTTTGCACTTTTAATGACTTGTTCATACTCATGCGGGGTTACTCCATGGACACTGGCAATTTCTTTACCGGTAGCAGGATCTTCTGAAACAATGACATGTTTTGAAGTAGCACTGGTTAACCATGTTCCATCACCGCAACTGGCACCTGGATTTTCGCTTTTAATCCCTAATTTCTTTAAAAAATCCATCACTACTTATCCTCTTCATTTTTATAAATGCTGCCAAAGCGATTTTTCAGAAAGGCCTCAAGCGCAAAATTCTCTTGTTTGATTAACCCTTTAAATGCTTTTGGATTTTGTAAGACTTCATCAATCACCGCACTTGCACTACTGGCAGTGGTTATTTGAATCGCAGACCATGTTTTACCTGCAATAACTTGTGGATAAAACTTTTTCACATAATTTTTTTCAACCGAG is a genomic window containing:
- the amaB gene encoding L-piperidine-6-carboxylate dehydrogenase encodes the protein MDFLKKLGIKSENPGASCGDGTWLTSATSKHVIVSEDPATGKEIASVHGVTPHEYEQVIKSAKQRFDSWRQVPAPKRGELVRMIGERLREHKEYLGSLVAYEMGKSKQEGDGEVQEMIDMADFAVGLSRMLYGLTMHSERPMHRMYEQWHPLGVVGVITAFNFPVAVWAWNAFIAAVCGNTVVWKPSSKVPLCAIAVQHICNQVMQEQGFAGIFSLFIPQSRDLSEQFLQDERISLISFTGSTAVGKHVNQVLAKRLGRVLLELGGNNAIIVDETADLDLAIPAIVFGAVGTAGQRCTTTRRLLVQQSCYDEVVKRLIHAYHQITIGSPLEPKNLMGPLIDKQAVEQYVQAIQSIKAQGGEILWGGKVIPGPGYFVEPTLVKAENTWPIVQQETFSPILYVIPYQSLEEAIVMQNAVSQGLSSALFTNSLRHSEQYLSAIGSDCGIANINIGTSGAEIGGAFGGEKETGGGREAGSDAWKAYMRRQTNTINWGKTLPLAQGIQFKLKT